The following nucleotide sequence is from Alphaproteobacteria bacterium.
ATGGCGTCAAAATGGGTAAAGGGCAGAAAATGGTCGATAACAATCTAAATCAACAGACTATCACCAACACATTAAGCCAGTTAAAAGCACAGGTTGCCAAAGGTCCCACCTCCACCACTATTTCATCCGCCGATAAATCCAAACTATCCAAAGCGATTGCCGAATCTAAACCGGTTAAAACGGTTGATATGGCCGCCGCTCAATCTTTCATCGCCAAGGAAACCAGGGATAAACTGATGACCAATCTGTCTGGTTTGGTCAAAACGCCGATTGCGGCCGTAAGTGCCAGGGGCGCCTCGATTCCACGGACATCCACGCAGGCGCGCGCCGATGCGGCGGCTATTTTGTCATCTCCGGACGGCACCAATAATTCACCTAAACCAGCTCCGGTCGGTTATGAAATCCGCCAGATTCCCGCAATGACTTTAACTGCTATGCATCGTTATGGTTTGGGGCCCGCTCTGGGTGAAGAAGAAGATATTAATCGGGCTGGTGGGCCGGTTAACTGGCTGCGCGCACAAACCACGGCGCCGTTGGATTTTGGCGGCGATTATCGTCGTACCAGCGATATGCTGGATATTTATGAATCGCGCCATCCATTGGGCGGATTTAACAATACGACCTGGGCGATGTTTTGGAACGCCTATACCGAAGAATGGGGAAAATTTCTGCGCGATGCGGTTTCAACCCGCATGCCTTTCGCCTTTGCTTGGGCAATGTTCTGGTTCAATCATTACGGCACTATCCATAAAATGGATTATTTGGATATGGGCAGTGCGAAGCTGGGAATGCTTGGCACCGCGTTCATCAAAGACGTGGTGTTGCCCAACATGTTTCGTAAATTCGAAGATATTCAGCTGGCTTCTTTTAATAATGCCGGGATGTCATTTCATTTAAATGGGGAAACGGACGGCCGTAATCCAAATCAGAATTATGCCCGGGAAGTTTTAGAATTACATACGGTTGGCCGCGAAGAACGGTATTACCGCAACAGCGGCGCGCCGATGTATACTACTAATACCATTCAAGAATTATCCTATATTTTTAGCGGTCGCGTGGTGCGGATGACGCCGTTTGCCGGCAACGATCAATATGCGCCGGGTGTTCGCGGTTCCATATTCGGTTATCGCGGCACGCACGCGCATCCTGGCGGCACCGCGACCAGTACTCCACTTCCATATCTAGGCAGGCCGTTCGATTTACGGCCATTTCTAAATTACACTTTGGATCGATATCCGGTTGATGCCCATTATATCCAATGGCATATCGAAGACGAACAGACTAAGGTCATGCGTCAAATCGCCAATCACCCCGCGGTTGCCTGGCACCTGGCGGAAAAATTGGTCCGCTATTTCGTCGGCGATGTTGGCATGGAACGCGGCACTTCGCGCGCCTTGATTACGGAACTTGCAACCGTTTGGAACAATACTGGCGGCGATCTTGGGGCGGTAGCAAGGGCGTTAGTAAGCTATCCAGGCGTCTTAACGACCAATAACATGTACATTCCGAAAAAATTCGCCAATCCACAGCAATGGGTTATCAAAACTTTACGGACTTCCGGCTTGTTCTCTTTGAAACCGGCGGGAAGCACCGAACCGGCAGCCTTGAATGATTCTCAGCGGGCGATGATTCAGACTGCGTTGTTTGAATATTTGCGGAAAATGGGAATGAAGTTT
It contains:
- a CDS encoding DUF1800 family protein, encoding MGKGQKMVDNNLNQQTITNTLSQLKAQVAKGPTSTTISSADKSKLSKAIAESKPVKTVDMAAAQSFIAKETRDKLMTNLSGLVKTPIAAVSARGASIPRTSTQARADAAAILSSPDGTNNSPKPAPVGYEIRQIPAMTLTAMHRYGLGPALGEEEDINRAGGPVNWLRAQTTAPLDFGGDYRRTSDMLDIYESRHPLGGFNNTTWAMFWNAYTEEWGKFLRDAVSTRMPFAFAWAMFWFNHYGTIHKMDYLDMGSAKLGMLGTAFIKDVVLPNMFRKFEDIQLASFNNAGMSFHLNGETDGRNPNQNYAREVLELHTVGREERYYRNSGAPMYTTNTIQELSYIFSGRVVRMTPFAGNDQYAPGVRGSIFGYRGTHAHPGGTATSTPLPYLGRPFDLRPFLNYTLDRYPVDAHYIQWHIEDEQTKVMRQIANHPAVAWHLAEKLVRYFVGDVGMERGTSRALITELATVWNNTGGDLGAVARALVSYPGVLTTNNMYIPKKFANPQQWVIKTLRTSGLFSLKPAGSTEPAALNDSQRAMIQTALFEYLRKMGMKFGYAPDVRGYLPEDSNWKTPSGMLQRLLIASEIGELIKGRESARSLYNRTIATIRLNFSRSPSILNLTSNQHTALLVSEEFLKR